Part of the Nicotiana sylvestris chromosome 5, ASM39365v2, whole genome shotgun sequence genome is shown below.
TGATTACACATACACCTCAACATTAACATTTTTGTGACTCTCATCTTGTAGGACTGTTGGAAATTAGAGGCTCAACATTCACTCCATGTAACATTACTGCTCTTGCTACCATCCACAGGACTTGCATTTCACTCAGCTATATGCCTTAACTGAACAAATAAAATACATTATATACGAATCGAGATTTTTAAAAATATACTTTTTCTGTCCTAATTTATATGATACTCTTATTTATTTTAGAACTTCCTAAAATGTTCCACCATAAAACTTTTCACAAATTTCGAATTTAAATTTATTTAACAATtaaaaatttcaatttaagaAAAAATTAGCAATTTAAAACCTAATTTTTTTATAACCAAGAAGTCCCGAGGGCCAATGGCGTACGGGTCGGAATTCGATCAATAATGGGTTCGCCCCTCTACCCTACGCCATTTAAGTACCAGGCTTTTGTGTTCTACAGTTCGAACCAGTGACATGCGCCTAACCAACACATCATGCGGCGCTCTTACTACCAGACCAAAGCCCTGGGAAAGAGTCTGAATTTAGTACGATGCTAATTCTGTGAACTGGCTTTTAATTACTTTTTAACAATTGTTTTAATATGTTCCTCCATTAATAATACTACTTCATATTACATTGCCGGAATTAACTTGGTAAACTCCATCCTAGTCAAGATGCATCTTAATGAAACAAGAGGGGCTAGTACAACGTAACCACAGAAAGAAAATTGTGGATAGCTAGAGAGATAAAGCAAACCTTATGATGGTGGACACTGTTGAGAAGGTATGTATAATTTTGAGCAAGATTAATCCTCTGTTGAATAAAAGAGGGGTCTTTTGGGCATTCAAGATTGCTGTTCTTCCTGAACACTTCCCTGATGAAATCAGTGAAATGAACCCTGTGCTCTTCCTTCCCTATATGCTTTTCCACTGCTTTTAGTAGATTCCTATACACCTTTAGCGTAGCTCTTAAACGCTCAGAGGACCCCATTTCTGCAAAATCCCCAACAGACCATCAACATCAGGAATTTAAACAGTACtctaaaaatccaaaattccGGAAATAGAATATTGGGCAAAAAAAGACAATAAAAGTTCAATTGTTTTAAGTAATTCAGTTCAAAATTGAAAAGTGAAAACTAACAGTTAACTCATTAGACGCTTTGCCGCACCCAATGTGATAAGTACTGGCAATTCGCAAACTTTAACCAGTTTGTTAAACTCAAACTGAAAAAGAATTGCCATATTGTAAAATGACCCTTCTAATTTAGGAAAGTGATGCAACATGAACTCTCTGTTGTCATCTATCTCAACTGAGCCCTTACACTTATCTCCTTGTCTTGAAATTTATTTCGTATAATTATTCTATACTTTAATCTCTTTTTAATGTTGAGAGTCACAAGTATCTCACCAGGTGATTCCAGGTGACAAAGGCTTGTGCAAGGATTGCAAGGTGATTCCAGGTGAGATACTTGTGACGCGacataggctcttggtgatggacgttGGTATTATGGAGAAGAGGAGAAAAATGTCGGGTCGAGGAAGACCGAGAATCAGGTGGGGAGCCTTAACTAAGGACAAAGCTCAAGAGTTGGAAAGGCGGTTGTCGGTTATGGGAGCTTGGAGGAGCAGTGGTGACGCGAACTCTATGTGGTCAACGACAGCAAACTATATAAGAGAGgctgcgagagaggtgttaggggtctcaACGGGTGTCACCGGCAGGCACAAAGGAGAatggtggtggaatgaagtggtacaaggtaaagtggaagccaaAAAGGAGGCGTACCGGGCGTTAGGGGGAGCATAGGCGAGGGGAGAGGCGAGCGTGCAtggagaggtataaggtagctaggaaggaagcgaagatggcggtcacggaggctaagactGCGGCTTATAGTCGTATGTACGAGGAACTAGGGGAAAAAGGAGGGGAGAATAAGTTATTTAGGCTGGCCAAGCTCAGAGAGAGGAAAGCTCGAGATTTAGACCGAGTGAGATGCATCAAGGACGACGGTGGGAGAGTATTGATGGAAGAttcccagattaagaggagatggcagactTACTTTCAGGATCTTCTTAATGAAGTAGGGGATCGGGATATTGTGCTCGGTGAATTGGAGCATTCCGAGAGTCACGCTGACTCTGGGTACTGCAAGCGCATCAAGGTTGAGGAGGTCGTGGGAGCTAtgagtaagatgagtaggggcaaaGCGACCGGGCCTGACGAGATTCcgatggaattttggaagtgtgtggggaaaacaggtttggagtggttgactaggttgttgaatgttatttttaaggcgaagaggatgccagatgagtggaggtggagtacggtggtcccactgtataagaacaaaggtgatatccagagctgtaacaattataggggtatcaaattactaagtcatactatGAAAGTATGGGAAAGGGTAGTTGAAGCAAGGTTGAGGATGGCGGTATCCGTCTCCGACAACCAATTTGGTTTCATGCCGGGTCGTTCTACTacagaagctatacaccttgttaggaggttggttgaacagtacagagataagaagaaagatctgcacatggtgtttattgacctagaaaaagcgtatgacaaggttcctagagaagttctctggagaAGCTTGAAGGCAAAAGGCGTGTCGGTTCCCTACATtatggcgattaaggacatgtatgatggggcaAAGACTCGAGTTAGGACAGTGGGAGGCGACTCTGAGGATTTTccggttgttatggggttacaccaaggttctACGCTCAGTCCGTTCCTATTCGCCCTGGTGATGAATGCGTTAACACATCACATTCAAGGGGATGTGCCATGGTGAATGCTATtcgctgatgacatagttctaattgatgagacGCGAACCGGTGTTAATGAGaagctggaggtttggagacaagctcttgaatctaagggtttcaagcttaGCAGGACAAAGAcggaatacttggagtgtaagttcagcgctgagcagagggaagtgggcgtggatgtgaggcttgaatcgcAGGTCATCCAAAGTAGAgacagcttcaagtaccttgggtcggttatccagggggaggggagatcgacgaggatgttacGCACCGTAtcggggtaggatggatgaagtggaggttagcatctggagtattGTGTGACAAAAGAGTGTCACTgacactcaaaggtaagttctataaagcggtggttaggccgaccatgatgtatggggctgagtgttggccggttaagaaatcacatatccagaagatgaaggtagcagaaatgaggatgttgaggtggatgtgcgggcatagtaggatggataagattaggaatgatgatattcgagagaaggtgtgtgtggctcccattgatgacaagatgcgggaagcaaggctCAGGTGGTTCGGGCACGTTCAGAGGAGAAAcccagatgctccggtaaggaggtgtgaatGGCTAGTTGTGGAGGgctcgagaagaggtagagggcggcctaagaagtattgagggaggtgattaggcaagatatGGCGATGCTTcaaatttccgaggacatggcacttgataggaatatgtggaggtcgagtattaaggttgtaggctaggaggtagcTGAGTATTGTCTTATATCATAACTTTGGGGGACTAGTTTGGTAAGGATACTATTTTGCTTTTGCTTGGTATCATGCCtcttgatttcatgttgttcttatttttcatatatatatatatatatatatgtatttcttTCATATTGTTCTGTGGTGTTACTAATattgttttcttttgttcttttgtccttttgtcttattgagccgagggtctttcggaaacagcctctctactccttcggggtaggggtaaggtctgcgtacacactgccctccccagaccccactagtgggattacactgggttgttgttgttgttgttattgtaatCTCTTTTTAACTATTCCAGGTTTCCTTATAATACTTTAAAATCGT
Proteins encoded:
- the LOC104220561 gene encoding uncharacterized protein produces the protein MGSSERLRATLKVYRNLLKAVEKHIGKEEHRVHFTDFIREVFRKNSNLECPKDPSFIQQRINLAQNYTYLLNSVHHHKDLLFSYNIAVDRSNEMTKVLGKSAASVGLRLPDVYQS